The DNA segment GGCTCAATAAAGCTTGCCTATTACTATGGCGATAAGCAATACATTAAACAAGAAGGAATTACAGACGATAAAGGCCAAATTGTTTTTAAAGGCGATACAGCCCTGCCAACAGGTGTGTATATCGTTTTCTTAGAAAACGAAACCTACTTTGAGATTTTGGTAGAAGAGCAGTTTTTCTCAGTAGAGGCAGACTATGTTGCCGACAAAACACTCTCAGTAGCTAAATATACAGAGACACTAAAGGCAGAGAAATCACCACAAAACAGCCGCCTGTTTGCCTATAACTTGTTTATCAAACAAAAACGGGAAGAGACTGAACCCTTAAACAAGCTGAAAGAGATTTACCTGAAAGACCCTGCCAAAAAAGCCGATGCGGATGATATTGACAAAAAGCTGGTTTTAATAGATGCGGAAGTAGAAACCTATCAAAACAAGATAATAGCGGATTTTAAGGGTAAGATGATTTCAAAACTTCTTTTGGCTTCCCGCAGGCCTACTATCCCGGAAACAATAACGGATGACAATGAAAGGTTCTACTATTACCGTGCTCGTTTTTGGGATGACTTTGACTTTAATTTTCCGGGGCTTATTTACACACCTATTTATCATCAGCGCATAAAAGAATACATGGATAACCTAACGGTATCTCATTACGATTCGGCATTTGTATCTGCCGACCTCATAATACAGTTGGGAAAAAACAACCGCGAATTCTTTAAGTATAACGTCACTTGGTTTTTAAACTACTACGCAGCCTCCAAAACCGTTTGCTTTGATGCCGTGTATGTAAAGCTGGCAAAAAAATACTACGAAACAGGCTTGGCTGATTGGGTAGAGGCCGAAAACAAAAAAAAGATAATTGATAATGTTAATATGCTTTCGCCGTGTTTATGCGGTAAAAAGGCGGCCGATATAAA comes from the Bacteroidota bacterium genome and includes:
- a CDS encoding DUF5106 domain-containing protein, translating into MKKWLLFWVFICLFSFSWAKEAYNIKVKINGFPSGSIKLAYYYGDKQYIKQEGITDDKGQIVFKGDTALPTGVYIVFLENETYFEILVEEQFFSVEADYVADKTLSVAKYTETLKAEKSPQNSRLFAYNLFIKQKREETEPLNKLKEIYLKDPAKKADADDIDKKLVLIDAEVETYQNKIIADFKGKMISKLLLASRRPTIPETITDDNERFYYYRARFWDDFDFNFPGLIYTPIYHQRIKEYMDNLTVSHYDSAFVSADLIIQLGKNNREFFKYNVTWFLNYYAASKTVCFDAVYVKLAKKYYETGLADWVEAENKKKIIDNVNMLSPCLCGKKAADIKAKTETYATPSMYNVKAKYTVLLFWESDCGHCKREVKEMKNVYATYKDSGMMVYSVEVGLDKEKWQKYSADEGITWINLHHSDISSDVRADFDVRTTPVIIVLNENKTILYKKIDVQNLEKILKAKLTP